The Suricata suricatta isolate VVHF042 chromosome 16, meerkat_22Aug2017_6uvM2_HiC, whole genome shotgun sequence genome contains the following window.
agatgatattttttttaagtttatgtacttttgagaaattgaggagagagagagatgttgggggaggacacagagacagggagagatagaattctaagcaggccccatgctgtcagcatggagcccaatggggCCTTGAACttacttgtgagatcatgacctcagccaaaattgagaggcagacacttaaccgaccgagccgcccAAGCACCCCTAGATGGTATTGTTCTTCACTGTATCTGGAAGGGAACTGTGTGTGTGCCATTAAAAGGTTATCACAGGTATTTAATGAAGGTTAGATGTTCTAGAAATAGCACAAATTGGAAGAAAATGAGAGGTTTGAGACTGTTGCCAaactcccaccccccccccaaccgcTATGTTTCGTCTACCCCACCCCGCCTTTCTAAGTTTCTTGAAGATGTTCAAAATGTCTTCACCCAAGCTTTTAGGAATCCTGCTTGAGCAGGACAACTCTGAGTAAAGGTGCTGAACTAGTTCTTCTGAACTTTCACTAGGGAACTTCTCTTGAATTAAAGGGCTTCCTTTGATTGGGTCCTCTGCTTAactctgtttccttttattcccaTTCAGATGAGTAATTTGCAAATCCAGGAAGAAAAAGTCAAACCAGATACCAATGGTGAGTCCCTTGTAACATTAGCGCTTCTGCTTTGCAGTAGTAGCTGTAGTGGGAAAAGGAGTTTTCACGTAGTGTAGTGTTTGGCAAATGACAGCGCCATATTTGAGAACCAGTAAATTTGCTTTCATTACTGAAGAGGATCCATTAGTTTTCCAGATTTTATCTCGTCTCTAACTCCTGCCACTATTCACTTGATTGTGTTTCTTTaagttttgtatttaatttttgaaaagttaatcTGGGTTCAGAACTCAGAGTATAAACAGGTGAAAGGtatgctcgctttggcagcacatatactaaaattagaacgatacagagaagattagcacgACCCCTGTGCAAGGATGATACGCAAATTTGTGAAGCATTccgtattctttttttaatttttaatgttttttatttatttttgagagagagagacacagcacgagcaggggagggtcagagagagaggaagacagagaatctgaagcaggctccgggctctgagctagctgtcagcacagagcccaaaacggggctcgaacccacgaccgtgagatcatgacctaagccgaagccagacgcttaaccgactgagccactcaggcgccccacattccgtatttttaaaaccataaaggggcgcctgggtgactcagtcggttgagcctccgacttcagctcaggtcagatttcaccttcatgggttcgagccccgcgtcgggctctgtgctgacagctagctcagagcctggagcctgcttccggttctgtgtctccttctctctctgcccctccccctctcatgctctgtctctctctgtatcaaaaataaataaaacattaaaaaaaataaataaataaaaataaaaccataaaatacctaggaataaacctaaccaaagatgtaaaagatctgtatgaggaaaactatagaaaacttatgaaggaaattgaagaagacacaaagaatggaaaaacattccatgctcatgaatcagaagaataaatattgttaaaatgtcattattacacaaagcaatctacatattcaatgcaatcccaatcaaaattgcaccaacattcttctcaaagctagaacaaacaatcctaaaatttgtatggaaccacaaaagactcctgatagccaaagtaatattgaagaagaaaaccaaaacaatcccagactttagcctctactacaaagctgtcatcatcaaggcagtatggtattggcacaaaaacagacacatagaccaatggaatagaatagagaactcagaatcgaacccataaatgtatggccaattaatgtttgacaaagcaggaaagagtatccaacggaaaaaaggcagcctctttattaacaggtggtgctgggagaactggacagcaacatgtagaagaatgaaactagaccactttcttacaccatacacaaaaataaactcaaaatggttgaaggacctgaatgggagacagaaaaccatcaaaacccttgaggagaaagcaggaaacaacctccttgacctcaaccacagcagtttcttactggacacatccccaaaggcaagggaatcaagagcaaaaatgaactattgggaccttatcaagataaaaaccttctgcactgcaaaggaaacgatcaagaaaactaataggcagccgatggattgggaaaagatagttgcaaatgacatattggataaagggctagtatccaaaatctataaggaactcaccaaactccacacccaaaaaacaatccagtgaagaaatgggcaaaatacatgaatagactcttctccaaagaggacatccagatggccaacagacacatgaaacaatgcttagcatcactcatcatcagggaaatacaaatcaaaaccacactgagataccacctcaccccagtcagagtggctaaaatgaacaaatcaggagactatagatgctggtgagggtgtggagagatgggcaccctcctacactgttggtgggaatgtaaactggtgcagctgctctggaaaactgtggaggctcctcaaaaaattaatagaactcccctgtgacctagcaatagcactgctggggatttacctaagggaaacagaagtgctgatgtaccccaatgttcataagcagcactttcagcaatagccaaatcatggaaagagcctaaatgtccatcacctgatgaatggatcaagaagatgtggtttatatatacaatggagtactacatggccatgagaaagaatgaaatctggtcattcatagcaacatgtatagaactcaagggtgtcatgctaagtgaaataagtcagacagagaaggacagataccatatgtttgcactcataagtggaacaggagagacttaacagaggaccaggggggaggggaaggggaaaagatagatggggagggggagggaggcaaaccatgagagactcttgaatactgaaaacaaactgagggctgatgaggaaggggggtgatgggcatggagaaagGTACTTGTGAGGATGAACagtggatgttatatggaaaccaacttaccaataaactataaatggaaaaaacaacaacaggtgAAAAGGCTTCCTTTCTGTTCCGGCCTGTCATTTACCCagttctcactctctgcctttaTTAGTTTGCTAGGCTGCCATGCCAGGTATCACACACTGAGTGGTTTAAGCAGCCAACGTTTACTGTCTCCTCGTTCTTGAGGCCAGAAGTCGCAGACCCAAGAGGTAGGAAGCCTTCCTTCTGAAGGCTTGAGATCTTACATGcaagtctttaatcaattttgggttttgtgtgtggTGAAGATAGGGATCCAGTTCTGTTCTGTTACACgtggctgtctagttttcccagcaccatttattgaagagactcttcCTTCTCTGTTGTATATTCTCAGTATTCTTGGATCCTGTGTCATAAATTAACCTTACAGGTGTGGGTTTCTTTCTGAGCTCTCTGTTGTGTTCCATTGATTTTTTGGTGTCTATTGTTATTCAAGTGCCATACTGGTTTAATTatatagctttgtaatgtagtttgaaattagggagcatgatgcctccagctttgtttttcttcctcaagattgctttgaggaaacaaaaaaagattgatttgaggggaaaaaacgTTAAattgctttggccattcagggtcttttgtggttccatacaaatttaaaaattgttctgtttctgtgaagaaagctattggaattttgatagggagtgCATTGATTCATGTTTTTGGTAATAATGGATGTTTTAACAGTACTCTTCCAATCCACGAGCAAGGAAAATGTtcctatttatttgtgtttttaatttctttcaataacaTCTTATGTTCGGTATACAGGTCTtctacctccttggttaaattattGCTAGGGATATTTTTCtaatgcaattgtaaataggattattttcttaacttctctttctgatagttcattattagtgtatagaaacacaccAGATTTTTGTGTACTGATTTTGCATCCTGCagctttactaaattcatttattagtgcCAACAGTTTTTTGatgacatttttagtttttttatatatatcatgtcatctgcaaatactgatggttttacttcttcctttgaatttggatgccttttatttcttttccttgtagcCATCTACATTTAgtataattattgatatggtgTGTTTAGTTAAGCAGCTTTACCTTTTgatatgtttttctctcttctgctacCTTGAATATCTTAGAATTCCACTTTAATTTACCTATTGGCATTTTAGCTGTActctttgcattattttatgagtgtcttaaagttttcttcatttaaatcttgcatattttttgttaatttttatttcttggtgaAGTAGTTTATCTTCTTAATTGCTGTTATAAAtgggatcttttcttttttcttcttttttttttaatgttttatttatttttgatacagagagagacagagtatgagagggggagggtcagagagagagggagacacagaactggaagcaggctccaggctctgagctagctgtcagcacagagcctgacgcggggcttgaacccacgaacgtgagatatgacctgagctgaagtcggaggcttaaccgactgagccacccaggcaccccataaatggGGTCTTTTCAATTATATGTCTGTATTTATGAAAACAactgatttctatttattttgtaccaggctttttaattttttgctaagatatgttattttttagggctttttttctttgtttgagagcacaagtgagggagagggaccGAGTGGGGAacgggagacagaatcccaaatcccaagcaggctccatgctgagcagggctcgatcccacgaccctggatcatgacctaagctgaaattaagaattggatgcctaaccaactgagccacccatgggccctgTAGTCATTTTTCAGTCGATACTTAGTCCTACAGGTTTACAATTCTGTAATCCACCAAAAGTGACCATTTTAtctcttgcttttaatttttaatacctcTGTTTTCTTATGTCTTATTGTACTTGctaatagtatattttataataggaTAAGCTGGTCATAGATGACATATTCTGATCCACTGTGAAGTCAGCCAACATTCCTAGAAAGTTGAAATTTTCTTAATGTGCTTTCTAGGAATAAAAACCcgttaaacataaagaaatgctaaatatttacattttgatcACCTAAGTAAGATTTAGTTTTAATGTTGTCACACATTTTGGGTGAGTTTGAAATTTGCCTTTCTCACTATGAcaactgttttcttctctaggtgTTATTAAAACCAGTGCCACTGCAGAGAAaacagatgaagaagaaaaaggtaattaCTCTTTAAAACTTTGTAGCAAGAAGTAAAATATGACCCAAGATTTGCCTTTCTGGAGCCAGAGGCACTAGATCAAGGAGTTGAGGAGGAATTACAAAGGAGATTGAGAAGAAGCAGTCAGTGAGATAGGAGAATGAAAGAGAGTggtatccattttttttaaaatgtattttgagagagagagagagagagagagagagagagcgagcgcaagggagggggagaggagggagagagaaagaatcctaggctctgcagtgtcagcgcagagcctgatgcagggctcagtctcacagaccgtgagatcatgacctgagctgaagtcaagagtcggacccttaactgactgagccacccaggcgcccctcaaaacaGTGGTATCCAGAAACCAGAAGAATAAAGTGTTTCAAAAGTAGGTAGTCAAATATAGGTAATAAGTTGattaagaagatataaaaatagggggtacctgggtggctcagttcattaagggtctgacttctactcaggtcatgatctccgagtttgtgagttagagccccttgtcaggctctgtgctgacagcctggagcctgcttcgaattctatatatccctctctctttgtccctccctcaccccctttcTCGctcttgctgtctcaaaaataaacattaaaagaaaaaaaatgttaaaacatgttCACACACTGGTGGGAATGTTTCAGTGGAGTAGAAAACTGATCATGCGAAGCAGAGTCAGTGTCAGGAGAAACAtccttgtggggaagagggacTGGGACTTGTCGTACCAGCAGAGGCATTTGCCTTAGGAGCCCAGGTTACCAGAGGGAACGTACAGAACATGGGCGCAGGTAGATGTGTAGGAGTGTCACGACAGCACGGGGAAGTGCTTCTGGTCACTGGTCCTTCTCCGTGAAGGAAGATGCAGGGTCACCAGAGGAGTGAGGCATGTGAAGGGATTAGACGTTTGAGAagagaggtggaggtggaggtggaggtccGAGAAGAGTGAATGAGTGGAGAATAGAAGCATGAAGACGAAGAGGGCAGCTCATCCCTTCTGGGTCTCCAGGTCACCATTCTAAAGGGAGACCCGTGGGAGTGACCATCGTTCTCCAGTCAcacctggccacccaggtgctgtgcagagacgggcagagagatTTCAGGAGGGTGGGTTTGCCAAAGGAGCGTGAGCACAGTCTGCTGGGTTCTTCCCGACAGAGGACAGAGCGGCCCAGTCCTTACTCAACAAGCTGATCCGAAGCAACCTCGTCGACAACACGAACCAAGTGGAAGTCCTGCAGCGGGACCCAAACTCCCCGCTCTACTCAGTGAAGTCCTTCGAGGAGCTTCGGCTGTGAGTATGCGTTCTTTGAACAGCTGTTCCTTGCCAGGCCCTTTTTTATAAAACTTAGCATCTCTGAGATCTTTTgggaattttactttttacttttatttttaagaaccttAATGTATTTGCTTCTTTGACTAAGTAATAATTCACATGACTCAAAAGCTAGaaagtatggggcgcctgggtggctcagttggttaagcctccgacttcggctcaggtcagatctcacgtttgtgggtttgagtcccgcgttgggctctgtgctgacagctagctcagagcctggaacctgcttccagttctgtgtctccctctctctctgaccctcccctactcatgctgtctctctctgtctctcagaaataaataaaaaaacataaaaaaaatttttttaaaaagtcataaagtATGACTCTTGGCTGCCCagttctcctcctcttttttaaatgccACAAATTTATTCATCATAGctgaaagtcttttttcttttatgctcttAGAACTTTCAATAAAATATTGGCTGACAGGTGATTTCTGGATGTCAGGAACATTTCTTATTAGGTAAGCCCTTTTGCTAGACTATAGGGTTTACAGTTAAGAACAGTTTGTCTGCTTTTATATAATCGATCAAAAGAACCTATGCCAGATTTCCAGTACCTACAGTGGAAAGCAGCCTTCAATATTCcagaatgcaaaacaaaacaaaacaaaaacagaaaaaccaaaaaaacaaaaaataatccagaacCCAGAATTCATAAGGGACATTCATGTCATTGTGCTAAGAATGACTTCTAAtatctctgtattttaaagacAGACTTATGGAGAGTCATACcaacttttttgtttcctttgatatGTTAGTCAAGAAATGTTTGTGAATCATTGGCTTATGTACCTGCTACCGTGCTGGGGTTATGAGTAACACAAGATATAACTGCCATTCTTGCTGCCTGCCAGGACCCAAATCATAGACAGAAAGTAGCTGGTGAATAAGAAAGTGGTGGAATTAATTACCTTTATCAGCAAAATCTATAGTATGCCCACTGGGGGCCACTAGGGGCCACATTCCTGCCAACTATTACCGCTGCTTTAGAGTAGGAGACACTTAAAGTATGAGAGCTAACTTAAACCAAATCAAGTCATTCATGAAGTGACAGTTAAGACCAAGTTTTTTAAAGCACAGTTGtcgggttttgggtttttttttaatattatcaggaaattattcttttctttgtgtgtttcttcCATTGGGGGCTTCATTAGCAATTCTGCCCTCTTTGCTTCTGTTCATAAACTATTCCTCTCAGCTACATgggctcttttctttcctgaagtgATAATTTTGCTTCTCCATGCACGGATGCTTTTTAAACCCCCATTTATTTAAAGGACTTGAACACTCAGTCCAACCAGTGAGGAATTGTCCTCTCTGAAAAATCAAGTTCTCTCTGATTTAGTAGTTGTTGGCTagaggaaacaaagaataaaacctAAGTTGCCTAATATAATATGCTTGGTTTGTTTTGTACTTAAAGATTTTGAATTCAtctgcaaaagaaaaggaaattaatgaaCCACTGGAAGTTCTTGGATCCTTTGGATCTTCATTCAGTTGTAACTTTGTTTCCTTAGCAACCAAGCCACAATCTGCTGAGCTTCATAGCCTTTTCTTCTAAACAGAAGATACCAAAGATTATGCGTTCAGATATCTTTGTTTCTGAGAACCAACATATGCCAGATGAATTTGCCTCTTAGAGAGCCTGTTAACTCCGGGGAAGGCTCGGAGAACAGAAGGCTTGACTTGGTTTGACTCTTCTTTACCGACAGTCTGGTAGGATTTTTGTTGAACACCCTCTCAGTGTAGAGGTAGCAGAGATTATTGTAAATGCAATGAAAAAGCAACTTGAATTTGTACGTGTTATGTAGCCACTTACATATAAGCTGGTGCTCTCCTATGCCTGATTTTGAGTAAACATAATTACTAAATATGGCTATTTGTGAAGTTCAGTATGGTGATTGAACACTCCTGTTTACTGTGGATCAGCTATCGAAACTGGCTAAATCAATTTTCTTACCTTTTGATTGTCTTGAGCATTCGCATAGCTGGCTTTGGAAGGACCGTGGAATACAAAATGACTGTGGTTCAATTTAACATCTGCATcgagaaattaaaactgaatctTGTTCTCTAAAGGGACTTCTATATCTTAGTGATACAGTaaacagtgtttatttttaggtatgCCTTTTATAATTCAATTATGCAAATTATAGAATTTATACAAATTAATCTTGCAGAATCCAGGGAACATTTGTCATCCAAGACCAGTCATATCTGTGGGTCTACTGAAAGCATGAATTTCTCCAAGAAGGAAAACTTGTCTGTATTCTATGTAATAGAATAATTCTATGTGATTGTGTAATAGTTGCAGATTAAGATTGAGGAGAGAAGGATGGTTGTTTAGTTTCATTTTAGATAATGTTTTTTAAGGCATAAGAAAATATGTCTGACAGAGATAGGAAGCAGTATTCTTTGCTAGATCTAGGGAAAGACAATTTGAACTAGGAAtccatcctttctcttcctggcCTCCTAGGAAACCACAGCTTCTCCAGGGAGTCTATGCCATGGGCTTCAATCGACCATCCAAGATACAGGAGAATGCATTACCCATGATGCTTGCTGAGCCGTGAGTATGCAGACCCAAAGTGCACCTCTTCAGAATTTGGTTTAATGTCTTACACCAATAACTTATTGTTCTTGAGAACAAGATGGGGCATTGGGACAGCATGTTTCTTCGGGGAAACATGGTACGGCTTCTGCCTTTCCCACTTAGCAATAAAAACTGATGGgcgcgcctggctggctcagtcggtagagcgcgtggctcttgatcttggggttgtgggttcaagcctacATTGATTTgtagacattactttaaaaaataaataaaaatctttaactcaaaaaactgataaaactaacgtttttctatacatttctaaaaattgggtttttaaaatacgAAATttttggctcagtcggttaagcatctgacttcagctcaggcgatctcacagtttgtgagttcaagccctgagtcaggctctgtgctgacagctcagcgcctggagcctgttttcagattcggtgtctccctctttctctgcccctccccctcttgtactctgtctctcaaaaatgaataaatgttaaaacaattttttaaatacgaAATTTTTTGAAACTTACAAAAGAAAGTATCGAGAACAATACCTAGAATATCTGTAGCCCTATCTtgtcaagaaataaaatgttgtaaagattcttttttaattttttaaatatgaaatttttgaAACTTGCAAAAGAAAGTATCAAGAACAATACCTAGAATATCTTGTCAAGAAATAAAACGTTGTTAATCGAGTGGACAGTGGAAGCCCCCACACACCCCTCTCAGTTCacatccccctccccaacccaagTAGTATCATCCTGAAATGGGTCATCATTCTCTTAGGTTTCTTTATATCTTGACTACACATCTACATGTTCCTAAGAATCTGGAGTTGTTTATGTATCTTAAGCTGTAGATCATTGGTATACTTTATGGAGCAACCTTTTCCATTCAActctgttatttttctcatttaatgacAAAAATTCCACCTATTTCCATGACTGAGTTACATGAAGTAAAATGTGAAATTTCCCTCTAAACCACCTGCCTGACGTGGTGTCTTGCATTTTCataaagaagggaaaagggaaggggcacctgggtggctcagtgggttaaacgtatgacttcagctcaggaatcccacagttcgtgggttcgagctctgcatctggctctgtgctgacagcttgcttcagatcttcggattctgcatctccctctctacctcttcccagcttgtgctcactctctcaaaaataaacactatttaagaaaaaaaaaaagaagaagaagggaaaagggaacaCACGGGGAGCCGAGTCCTGGAGACACAGTACAGCTTGGCAGAAAATCTTCAGGGATTTTCTTTGGCACAGATTTTACTCTGCAGTGTTAATGTCCATGGGGCCCCTCCGGTACAAAACTAGGGCACTCTAGCTGTGCTGGAGTCTAGAGTGAGGATTCTTGGTGTGAACCCATCTAAAAGAATCGttttttccattaatatttaaGCAGTTTTTTTAAcatcatataaaaaatttatcattGTGCTCAGTGCAGAAAACCTGGATCAAGGGAGAAATACTCTGTATTCCTACCATCCAGAAAGAACATTCTGATACTTCCCCGTGTTTAACCAGTATTATTTTCCGTTCTGTTCCTGACCCAGCCCACAGAACCTGATAGCCCAGTCTCAGTCGGGCACTGGGAAGACAGCCGCCTTCGTCCTGGCCATGCTCAGCCGCGTGGAACCAGCAGAGAGATACCCCCAGGTGAGGGCTGGGGGATCCTGAGGGCCTGGCTTGCCTGCCCTGGCGAAGACAGTGGCATCTGGTGGGCGGTTAATGAGGGCACCCCTACAGGGGGTCTGAGGTTTTCTGGGCCTCATACTGTGGATCTGGCAGAGCAGGTTACGCACTAGG
Protein-coding sequences here:
- the LOC115279703 gene encoding ATP-dependent RNA helicase DDX19A, whose protein sequence is MATDSWALAVDEQEAAVKSMSNLQIQEEKVKPDTNGVIKTSATAEKTDEEEKEDRAAQSLLNKLIRSNLVDNTNQVEVLQRDPNSPLYSVKSFEELRLKPQLLQGVYAMGFNRPSKIQENALPMMLAEPPQNLIAQSQSGTGKTAAFVLAMLSRVEPAERYPQCLCLSPTYELALQTGKVIEQMGKFHPELKLAYAVRGNKLERGQKISEHIVIGTPGTVLDWCAKLKFIDPKKIKVFVLDEADVMIATQGHQDQSIRIQRMSLFLSG